GCCGCCTTTCGCGCCACGCTCGAGGAGCTGACCGAGGCCGACGTCCTCGTGCACGTGGTGGACGCCAGCCATCCGTCCTTCGAGGAGCACCTGGCCGCGGTCGAAACCCTGCTCGACGAGCTGGAGGTGGGCGATCGGCCCGTCGTCCTCGTCCTCAACAAGGTGGACCGGATCGACAACCGGCACACCGTCGATCGGCTGCTGGACGCGCGAGGCGGCGTGGCCATCTCGGCGGTGACCGGGGAGGGGCTCGACTCGCTGCGCGCCGCCATCGCGGCCAGCCTGCCGCCCGCTGACACCATCCGGGTGCGCATCCCCCACGGCAATCCCGGCGCCCTGGCCCTGTGCTACAACCGTGGGCGCGTGGTGGAGCGGAGCGAGGACGGCGAGCACGTGACGCTGGAGGTCGCCCTGCCGCCCGCGCTGCAGGCGACGCTCGCGCCGTACAAGGTGGCCCGAGTACACTGAGCGGCAGTCATGGGCCTGGCCAACTGGTTGACCGTCCTCCGGATCGTCCTGATCCCCGTCTTCGTGACCCTGCTGGTGTATCGCCGCCCCGGCTGGGCGCTCATCGTCTTCACGGTGGCTGCCTTCACGGATCTGCTCGACGGCTGGGTGGCCCGGAGGCGACAGATGGCCAGCCGCCTGGGCGCGTTCCTCGATCCCCTTGCCGACAAGCTGCTGCTCACCGCCTCGTTCGTGACGCTGACCTATCTGCGGGCGCTGCCCTTCTGGATCGCAGCGGTCGTGATCAGCCGAGAGGTGATCCTCGTCGTGGGGGCCCTGGTGGTGCACATCGCCGGGATCCGGATCGATCCCCGCCCGACCCGCGCCGGCAAGGCCGCCACCTTTTTGCAGATCGTGACGGTCCTGCTCGGGCTCGTCTCCCGATACGCGGCGGTCGAGCCCGCCCTGGTGGCGGCCATGTGGCTGGCCGCCCTGTTCACCATCTACTCGGGCTGCCAGTACCTGGTCCAGGGCATGCGCTTCCTCAACACGGCCGACCGCGACGAGCATGAGGCCTCGCTGCACCGCTGACGCCGACGGCGCTGGCGTGCTGGTGGCGTCGGTGCGGCGGCGCTCCGCCGCCGCCGCGGCGGGACTGCAGCCGGGCGATCGCATCCTCGCCATCAACGGCCACCCGCTCCGGGACGCCATCGACTTCCAGTTCTACGGCTCCGAAGACGAGCTCCGGCTCACGGTGGAGCGCGCGGAGACCAGCCGGCCCCTCACCCTGGTCCGCCACGGCGACCTGGGCGTGGAGCTGGTGCCGCCGCGGCCCCGGGACATCGCCACCTGCGCCAACGCCTGCGTGTTCTGCTTCATCCACCAGAACCCCAGGGGGCTGCGCAAGAGCCTCTACGTCAAGGACGACGACTTCCGTCTGTCGTTCCTGCACGGCAACTACATCACCCTCAGCGACCTCGACGAGGCCGCCCTGGAGCGCATCGAGGGCCAGCGGCTGTCCCCGCTCTACATCTCCGTGCACGCCACCGAATCCGAGCTGCGTCACCGCCTGCTGGGCCGCCCCCGCCATTCCGCCGAGATCCTGCCGCGGCTCGCGCGGCTGGCCGCGGCCGGCATCCGGATGCACGCCCAGATCGTGCTGTGCCCGGGGCTCAACGACGGCACGCACCTGGAGCGGACGATCGCCGACCTGAGCGGCCTGCACCCCCAGGTCGCCACCGCGGCCATCGTGCCGGTCGGGCTCACCAGGCACCGCGAGCGTCTGCCCGTCCTGCGGCTGCTCACCCCCGAGGAGGCCCGGGGGCTCGTGGACACCGTGGCCGCCTGGCAAGCGGGCTTCCGGCCCGGGCTCGGCAGTCGCTTCGTATTCCTCGCCGATGAGATCTACCTGCTGGCCGACCGGCCGCTGCCGCCGGCTGCCGCCTACGAAGGATTCCCGATCGCCGAGGACGGCATCGGTCTGATCCGCCGCTTCGAGGACGATCTCGCCCGCACCAGCCGGCTCGTGGCTCACGCGCGGCGGCGGGCCGTCACCGTGGTCAGCGGAGCGCTCTACGGGCCGCGGCTCGCCGGCTTGCTCGCGTCGCACCCAGCCGCCCGGGACGCGCGCGTGGCCGTGGTCCCCAACGACCTGTTCGGCCGAACCATCGGCGTTGCCGGCCTGCTGGCCGGGCGGGACATCCAGCGCCATCTGGGAGAGCTGGCTGATCTCGGCGAGGAAGTGTTGATCCCGTCGGTGGCGGTGCGCGACGGCGATGGCGTCTTCCTCGACGATCTCGCGCCGGCCGACCTGGCGCGCACCCTGGGGGTCGCCGTGCGCGTCGTCGAGCCCACCGGGCGGGCGCTGCTGCGGGCGCTGCGCGGACCGTGAGCCAGACGGCCCGAGCGTCGGGCCCCGGCCTCGTGCGACCGCTCGTCGCGATCGTCGGTCGACCCAACGTCGGCAAGTCGTCGTTGTTCAACCGTCTGGTCGGGCGCCGGCAGGCCCTGGTCCGCGACGTGCCCGGTGTGACGCGCGACCGCCTCTACGGGCAGATGGAGCTCGGGCGCTGGCGCGCCACCGCGGTGGACACCGGGGGCTTCGACCCTTCTTCCCAGGAGCCCCTGGTCGAAGGCGTGGGCCGCCATATCCTGACCGCGGTCAGGGAAGCGGACGTCGTCCTGATGATCGTCGATGCCCGCGAGGGGTTGACGGCGCTGGACGAGGAGATCGCCAGGATCCTGCGCCGTTCCGGAAAGCCGGTGATGCTGGTGGCGAACAAGGTCGACACCGCCGCTCAGGAGCCCGCGCTGGGCGAGCTCTACCGGGTAGGTTTCGGCCCTCCCATTCCCGTATCGGCGGAGCACGGCCGGGGTGTCGCCGAGATGCTCGAAGCCGTCCGGGCACGGGCTCCTGGACCGGAGCCGGCCGAGCCCGCCCAAGGTCCCGCCGCTCGCGCGACGGAGGCCGGCGCGCCTCGGATGGGCGCGGCCCCGACGACCATCACGATCATCGGGCGGCCCAACGCGGGCAAGTCGTCGCTGGTCAATGCCATCGTCGGGGCCGAACGCGTCCTCGTGCATTCAGCCCCCGGCACGACACGAGACGCCGTGGACACCGAGCTGCTGTACCGCGGTCGTCCTTACGTTCTCATCGACACTGCCGGGATCAGGCGCAAGGGGCGGGTGAGCGAGCCGCTGGAGAAGCTGGCCGTGGTCATGGCGCTCAAAGGGCTGGAACGGGGCCAGGTGTCGGTCCTCGTCCTCGACGCCTCCGAAGGGCTTACCGCGCAGGACGCCCACATCGGGGGCTACGCCGACGCGGCCGGACGGGCGTCCGTGATCGCGGTGAACAAATGGGATCTGGTGCCGCCCGGCATGGTTCGCAAGGCCGAGGTCGTCGAGCAGATTCGCGAGCGGCTGCCCTTCCTCGATTACGCGCCCATCTGCTTCACGTCGGCGACGCGGACCGAAGGCATCGCCGACCTCTTCGACGCCATCGACGTCGTCGCCGAAGAGGCGCGGCGCCGGGTGTCGGCGGGCGAGGCCACCGAGGTGTTGCGCGAGGCGCTGGTGCGCCGCCCCGTCTCCATCGGCGGGGTGCCGCTGACGATCCAGTCCGTCGCCCAGGTGGCGACCGGGCCCCCGACGTTCGCCGTGAGGGTGAATCGACCCCGGGAGGTCCACTTCTCCTACACCCGTTACCTCGTCAACGCCCTGCGCCAGGCATTCGGATTCACCGGCTCGCCCATCCGGCTGGCGTTTCGGCAGGCGGCCGGCCCGCGGCGCCGCCGGCGGCGCCGCTGACGCTTCAGAGAAGGCAGAAAACCGCTGCGCCTATGCTAAGATGTCGCGCATGACGCCAACCGATGATCGCGACGACCTCGAGCAGCCTCGCTCAATTCTGTCCGCGATGTGGTTCCGCGTCGTGCTGGTGATGGTGGTTCTGGGAGTCATCGCCGTGCTCGCCGTGCCCCACGTGCTCGACATGGTGAACGCCCCGTCGGCGCGGCAATCGGCGTCGGTGCAGCTGGCTCCCAGCCTGACGCCGTCGACGCCAGCGCCTCCCTCGGCCTCGAGCCCGCCGGCGGCCGAGCCGGCCGCAGCGCCGCCGGCCGTAGCCTCCGCCGAGCCAACGCCTTCCCCACCCACCGAGAAGCCCAAAGCCACCGAAGAGGCCGCGGCTCCGAGTCCACCCGCAGTTGCCGTGGCCAAGGTGCCCGAAGCCAGGGGCGTGGGCAAGGCGAGCCGAGGCGCGTACTGGGTACAGGTCGGATCGTTCCGTGACGCCGCCACCGCGCAGCGTCTCGCCGCGCGCTTGCGGGCCGAGAATTACTCCGTGGCGGAGTCGGTCAAGCGCACGCGCTCGGGGTCACGCTCGGCGTCGGCCAGCGAGGGGGGAGACCGCTACAACGTGTTCGTGTCGGGAATGGCCCCGAACGAGCTCAGTGCCAAGCTAGGCGCCAAGGGGCTCACCGTCGACGTGGTCGCCGGCGGTGTCATGGTCAAGCCCAGCCTGTCGCTGCGGGAGGCGGTGGCGTTGTCCCGCGATCTGTCCACCGACGGCTTGCAAGTGCAGGTTCGCCGGGCGGGCCGCGGCGAGCCCACGGCGACGGCGCCAGCCGGCGGCGAAGCCTACCACCGGGTGCGCATCGGCAGCTTCCCTGATCGCGCGGCGGCCCTGGCCGTGGCCAAGGAGCTGGAGAGCAAGGGGTACAAGCCCTACGTCGCCAGAGGCAATCGGTGAGCGCGGGAGGAGGTGAGCCGTCGCTGTGACGAAGAATGATCTCGTCAATTCGGTCTCGGCCCATGGGTTGTCCAAGCGGCATGCGGCCTCGGTCGTGGAATCGCTCTTCGACATCATCTTCCGGTGCTTCGAAAAGGGCGAGGACGTAAAGATCGTCGGATTCGGCCACTTTCGGATCCGGCACAAGGCGTCGCGGCGGGGGCGCAATCCCCAGACCGGCGACAGCATCGAGATCACGGCCCGGAAGGTCCTGACCTTCAAGCCGTCTAAGGGGCTCAAGCAACGGATCAACGCTCAATCGGCGTGACGGTCGAGCCGGCGGAGAAGCTGTACTACCGGATCGGCGAGGTGGAGGGGATGACCGGCATCCCCGCCTACGTCCTCCGCTACTGGGAGCTGGAGTTCAAGCTCCTCCGCCCCAAGAAGAACCCCGCGGGGCAGCGCATCTACCGGCGGCGTGACGTCGACCTCATCATGCGCATCAAGACCCTGCTCTACGACGAACGCCTCACCCTGGAGGGCGCCAAGAAGCGGCTGCTCGCCGAGGCTCGGCGGGTCGAGCAACTGCAGCTCGGCCTGCGCGAGGCGGCCTACGCCGCAGTGCTCCGCCGCACCCGAGACCGCCTGACGGCGTTGCGGGCGCGGCTGACACCTTGAAGCGCCGGCGAGTTTCTGGGAACATCCAGGGTTGGCGGTCGGGGCGTGGCGCAGCCCGGTAGCGCACAGGACTGGGGGTCCTGGGGTCGCTGGTTCGAATCCAGTCGCCCCGACCACTTCTCCACCACTTGAATGGCGGTTCTTCTCGTCACCAACGACGACGGGGCCCATGCGGAGGGTCTCGCCGCGCTCGCGGCGGCGCTCGAAGACCTCGGCGAGGTCTATGTCGTCGCGCCCGAGCGCGAGCAGAGCGCGTGCGGCCACGCGCTGACGCTGCACCGTCCGCTCCGCGTCACTCGCCTGCGTGACCGTTGGTTCGCGGTCAACGGCACGCCCTCCGACTGCGTGAATCTGGGTGTCCTCGGCTTCCTGCCCGAGCGCCCGGTGCTCATCGCCTCCGGGATCAACCACGGCTCCAACCTCGGCGACGACGTGACCTACTCGGGCACGGTGTCGGCGGCCATGGAGGGGACCTTGCTCGGCGTGCCGTCGCTGGCCGTCTCGTTGCTCGATGGCGGCGACTTCGCACGGGCCGGCGACGTGGCCCGCCTGGTGGCGGCCCGCGTCCTGGTGGAAGGCTTGCCCGCCAAGACGCTGCTGAACGTCAATGTTCCGGCCCAGCCGACGCGTGAGGTGCGCGTCACGCGACTCGGCCATCGGGTGTACACGGAGAAGGTCGTGGAGCAGCGCGATCCGCGCGGCCGCACCCACTACTGGATCGGCGGCAGCGAGCCTCGCTGGGAGGCCCTGGAAGGCACCGACATGGCGGCCATCCACGACGGCGTCGTCGCCGTGACCCCCGTGCATCTGGACCTCACCAATCACCGCGCGCTCGCACACATGGCTGAGTGGTCGGGCGCGCTCAGCGCCCAGCTCAAGCGCGGTCGCGACCGGACCTAGGATCCCGGTGGAGCCGGCGACCTGGACGGGCGATCGCTACGAGCGAGAGCGCGCCCGGATGGTCGACGAGCAGCTGGCGCGCCGGGGCATCACCGATGCCCGCGTGCTGGACGCCATGGGGCGAATTCCCCGGCACCTCTTCGTCGAGGAGGCGCTGCGCGACCGCGCCTACGGCGATCATCCGCTGCCGATCGGCGAACAGCAGACGATCTCCCAGCCCTACATCGTCGCCCTCATGACGTCGCTGCTGGGCCTGCGCGGGCCGGAAAAGGTTCTGGAGATCGGCACCGGCTCGGGGTATCAGACGGCGATCCTGGCCCTGCTGGCGCGACGGGTCTGCTCCATCGAGCGGCTGGCCTCCCTGGCCAACCGGAGCCGCGCCCTCCTCGAATCGCTGGGCTTCACCAACGTCTGGATCCGGGTAGGGGATGGATCGCTCGGGTGGCCGGACGAGGCGCCCTTCGACCGGATCCTGGCTGCGGCGGCGTCGCCCGCCATTCCCGCGCCGCTCGTCGACCAGCTTGCCGACGGCGGCCGGATGGTCGTGCCGGTCGGCGAGGCCACGAACCAGACGCTGACCCTCGTGGAGAAGGTCGACGGCGCCGTGCGCACCAGCCAGCACGGGGATTGCGCGTTCGTGAAATTCGTGGGCCGATATGCCTGGGAGCCGTGAGCCTGTACAATAGGCCCCGTCACCACGGGGCGTAGCGCAGCCTGGTAGCGCGCACGGTTCGGGACCGTGAAGTCGGAGGTTCAAATCCTCTCGCCCCGACCAGGTTCGTGACCGTCAGCCGGCCGCTCGGCGTCAGCCGGCTGGCGGTCGCCATCGACAGTGCTCAGGTTATCCGTGAACGTAGAGATCGCTGCAGCCGAAATCGTCGTCGAAGGCTACGTGCAGGGCGTCGGGTTCCGCGCCTTCGTACAGCGCCGGGCTGCGTCGCTCGGCCTGTCCGGCTACGCCACGAACCTCGGCGACGGCCGCCGTGTGCGCGTCCATGCCGAGGGGCCCCGCGCGCTGATCGAGGCGCTGGTCCAGCACCTGGAGCAGGGGCCGCGGCTGGCCCGCGTGGAGCGTGTCAGCGTGCGCTGGCTGGAGCCCACTCGCCGCTTCGGCACCTTCGACGTTCACTACGCGGACTTCGAGCCATGACACCGCCCCGGGCTCGCCGCCGGGGTGCGCTGCAGCGGGCGGTCGTCGTCACCCTGCTGCTGGCCCACGCCATCCCGGCTGCCGGCGCCGCCGAGAAGGCGTCGCCCCGGCCAGCGGCGCGGTTCCATGAGGTGCAGCGAGGCGACAACCTCACCAGGATCGCTCTCCGTTACGGCGTCAGCGTACCGGCCCTCGTCGCCGCGAACCGCCTGCCCGACGACCGCGCCATCATCCGAGTCGGCCAGAGGCTGGCGCTCCCGTCCCGGCACGCCAGCCGGCCGCTGCCCACGCCGTCAGGCCGCCTGCGCCACCGGGCGCCGCCCAATCTGGTCCTCGCCGTGCCCGATTTCGGCGACCGACTCCCGCTGTTCGCCTGGCCGGCGCACGGCCATGTCACTTCCCCCTTCGGCCGGCGGGGAAGCGGCTGGCACCAGGGTGTCGACATCGGCGGCAAGCCGCGCCGCCCCGTCCTGGCTTCGGCCGGTGGTATCGTCGTGGCCAGCGCCTTCGAGCACCTCTACGGACGTGTGGTGAAGATCGAGCACGCCAACGGCTTCCTGACCGTCTATGCCCACAATGACCGGAATCTCGTGTCGGTGGGCGAACGCGTGCTGCCGGGCCAGACCATCGCCCTCATCGGGCGCACGGGACGAGCGACCGCGCATCACCTGCACTTCGAGATCCGCCAGCGCGGCCTCGCCTACAACCCCCTCTATTTCCTGCCGCTGCCGCCCCGTATCACCGTCGTGAACGGCGCCCACGGCCCGGACGAGGAGCCCCGATGAACGACGAGGAGGCGGTCGTTCCGGACGACCCCCTCGAGACCCTCATCGATGCCGTCGACGAGGACACGCGAGAGGAGACGCGGGAGACCAGCCGGGCCAACCTGGCCGTCTACCTGGCCGAGATCGCTCGGATCCCACTGCTCTCGCGCGAAGAGGAGCAGGAGCTGGCCCGGCGGCTGCGGGCTGGTGACCAGTCGGCCAAGCGCCGGCTCATCGAGGCTAATTTACGATTGGTCGTTCAGGTGGCGCGGCGCTACTTCAATCGCGGCTTGCCGCTGCCCGACCTCATCGAAGAGGGTAACCTCGGCCTGATCCGCGCGGTGGAGAAGTTCGACCCCGACCGCGGGGTGCGCTTCTCGACGTATGCGACCTGGTGGATCCGGCATGCCATCGCCCGCGCGCTGGCCAACCAGGCCCGGGTCATCCGCCTGCCCGTCCACGTGGAGGTGCTCTTGGGGCGCTACGCGAAAGAGCAACAGCGGCTCACCCAGACGCTGGGCCGGCCGCCGTCCACGGCCGAGCTGGCCCAGGCGCTGGGTACGACCGAGGAGCAGGTCGAGGAGCTCGAAGAGCTGCGCCAGCAGCCGCTCTCCCTCGATGCGCCAGTCGCGGAGCAAGGCAAGCTCGCCGAGCTGGTGGCCGACCCGACGGCCGATCCCAGCGTCGCGCTCACCCGGCTCTTCCGTGAACGCGCCGACCTGGTCTCCGTCCTGGACGACCTCGCCGAGAACGAGCGGACCGTCCTCCGCCACCGATTCGGCCTGGAAGGCCAGGAGCCCGAGACGCTGGAAGCGATCGGGAAGCGACGCGGCCTCACGAGGGAGCGGGTCCGTCAGATCGAGGCCTCGGCGCTCCGCAAGCTCCGGGCGCTGCTGCGCGCCCGGGGCGTCACTCCGGAGGATTACTACTGAACGGCCCGCGGAGCCCAGCCCGCCTCGCCATGGCCGGGATAGTCGTGGCTCTGACGCTCGGGGCGTGCGCGCCTGGTCCGCCGGAGAGCGCCATCCAGCCCCCGGCGCCGCGCCTGGACGTGATCTGGGTCCCCAGCGACATGGCCATCGTCGACCAGATGCTGGCGCTCGCCGCGATCGGCCCCGACGACGTCCTTTACGATCTGGGCTGCGGCGACGGCCGGATCGTGATCGAGGCCGCCCGACGATTCGGCATTCGCGCCGTCGGGGTCGATCTGGATCCGAAGCTCCTGGCCGAAGCCCGGCGCAACGCGCTCCGCGCCGGGGTCACGGACCGCGTGACGTTCCTGGAGCAAGACCTGTTCGCGACCGACCTCACAGACGCCACGGTCGTCACCCTCTACCTCTCGGCCGACGTCAACATGCGACTGCGGCCGAAGCTGCTTCGCGAGCTGCGCCCAGGGGCCCGCATCGTCTCGCACGACCACGATCTGGGCGACTGGCAGCACGACAAGAGCGCCGAGGTCTCGCTTCCGGAACGTAACCACCGCGTCTTCCTGTGGCGGGTGCCCCCGCCCGGGCGCTGACCGACCCCGCCGGCTGTAAAATAGCCTGACGCGGTAAGAGTGGAGAAAGCTTTTCACACCTTGTCGGATACCGACTGCCTCCGTAGAGTTACGGAGTTCCAGAACGTACATTTGTTGAGTCCGAAGTCGGAGGTAGGCTTGACGTGGCGACGCCGGGTCAGCGGCCCAACGAGCGGACGGACGAAGAATGGACCTATCTCACCTCCGACCTCAGCGACACGGCCTGTGCGATCTGTGGCGACGAGCTTCGCGCGGGTCAAGCGATCGGTCGTGTCCGCGATCAGGTCGCCCACGCCCGCTGCTTCGACCGACCCACGCAGGCCTGACCTCGCTCGCCGCCAGCCCTCAGCTGACTGAGGCGTCGTCGCCGCTGGCCGTCGTGAAGCACCCACCACGATCGCGGACCCGCTCGAACCCGACGCCGGGCCGGATCGGGATGCGCCTGAGACGCCAGCGGAAAGCCCGGCGCCTGAGCCAGGAGGCGCTGGCAAAGAAGGCTCGAATCTCCCGCGAGTATCTCAGCAAACTGGAAGCCGGCAAGTACAACGCCACCGTGGCCACGCTCCAGCGCCTGGCCCGAGCTCTCGGTATGCCACTCGCCGAGCTGCTGAGGTGAGCCACGCGCGCTCATGGAGGCGCGAGATGGCAGCGCCGGCCGAGTGGTAGAATGAGGCGTTCGCGTCTCGTCAGTCCGCGTGCCCCCGTAGCTCAGGTGGATAGAGCAGCAGTTTCCTAAACTGCGTGCCGGGTGTTCGAGTCACCCCGGGGGCACCAATCTCGATGGCACTACCGGAACGCACCGCGTCGGGATCTCAGGCGGCCCGGCGGGTGCGCGGACGGGATCCGGCCTTGGCCGGGCGCTTCGGCTTCAGCGACCCGAGCGCGGGCGCGAGCTCTCGCTTGTAGAAGGCGAAGAACCCCTCCTGCTCGGGACCCACCTGGTGGATCACGACGTGGTCGAACCCGGCGTCGACGTACTTCCGGATCGCCGTCACGTAGGGCTCGGGGTCAGGACCGCACACGACCACCTCGGCTACCGCGTCTTCGGTAACGTGCTTGGCCGCCTGTTCGAAATGCTGGGGCAGGGGCAGCTCCCACGACAGCGAGCTCTCCATGGCGGCGGTGGGCCAGATTCGGTGCGCCGTCT
The DNA window shown above is from Candidatus Methylomirabilota bacterium and carries:
- a CDS encoding class I SAM-dependent methyltransferase gives rise to the protein MALTLGACAPGPPESAIQPPAPRLDVIWVPSDMAIVDQMLALAAIGPDDVLYDLGCGDGRIVIEAARRFGIRAVGVDLDPKLLAEARRNALRAGVTDRVTFLEQDLFATDLTDATVVTLYLSADVNMRLRPKLLRELRPGARIVSHDHDLGDWQHDKSAEVSLPERNHRVFLWRVPPPGR
- the pgsA gene encoding CDP-diacylglycerol--glycerol-3-phosphate 3-phosphatidyltransferase; this translates as MGLANWLTVLRIVLIPVFVTLLVYRRPGWALIVFTVAAFTDLLDGWVARRRQMASRLGAFLDPLADKLLLTASFVTLTYLRALPFWIAAVVISREVILVVGALVVHIAGIRIDPRPTRAGKAATFLQIVTVLLGLVSRYAAVEPALVAAMWLAALFTIYSGCQYLVQGMRFLNTADRDEHEASLHR
- a CDS encoding LysM peptidoglycan-binding domain-containing M23 family metallopeptidase; this translates as MTPPRARRRGALQRAVVVTLLLAHAIPAAGAAEKASPRPAARFHEVQRGDNLTRIALRYGVSVPALVAANRLPDDRAIIRVGQRLALPSRHASRPLPTPSGRLRHRAPPNLVLAVPDFGDRLPLFAWPAHGHVTSPFGRRGSGWHQGVDIGGKPRRPVLASAGGIVVASAFEHLYGRVVKIEHANGFLTVYAHNDRNLVSVGERVLPGQTIALIGRTGRATAHHLHFEIRQRGLAYNPLYFLPLPPRITVVNGAHGPDEEPR
- a CDS encoding SPOR domain-containing protein — its product is MTPTDDRDDLEQPRSILSAMWFRVVLVMVVLGVIAVLAVPHVLDMVNAPSARQSASVQLAPSLTPSTPAPPSASSPPAAEPAAAPPAVASAEPTPSPPTEKPKATEEAAAPSPPAVAVAKVPEARGVGKASRGAYWVQVGSFRDAATAQRLAARLRAENYSVAESVKRTRSGSRSASASEGGDRYNVFVSGMAPNELSAKLGAKGLTVDVVAGGVMVKPSLSLREAVALSRDLSTDGLQVQVRRAGRGEPTATAPAGGEAYHRVRIGSFPDRAAALAVAKELESKGYKPYVARGNR
- a CDS encoding MerR family transcriptional regulator; its protein translation is MTVEPAEKLYYRIGEVEGMTGIPAYVLRYWELEFKLLRPKKNPAGQRIYRRRDVDLIMRIKTLLYDERLTLEGAKKRLLAEARRVEQLQLGLREAAYAAVLRRTRDRLTALRARLTP
- the der gene encoding ribosome biogenesis GTPase Der, whose product is MSQTARASGPGLVRPLVAIVGRPNVGKSSLFNRLVGRRQALVRDVPGVTRDRLYGQMELGRWRATAVDTGGFDPSSQEPLVEGVGRHILTAVREADVVLMIVDAREGLTALDEEIARILRRSGKPVMLVANKVDTAAQEPALGELYRVGFGPPIPVSAEHGRGVAEMLEAVRARAPGPEPAEPAQGPAARATEAGAPRMGAAPTTITIIGRPNAGKSSLVNAIVGAERVLVHSAPGTTRDAVDTELLYRGRPYVLIDTAGIRRKGRVSEPLEKLAVVMALKGLERGQVSVLVLDASEGLTAQDAHIGGYADAAGRASVIAVNKWDLVPPGMVRKAEVVEQIRERLPFLDYAPICFTSATRTEGIADLFDAIDVVAEEARRRVSAGEATEVLREALVRRPVSIGGVPLTIQSVAQVATGPPTFAVRVNRPREVHFSYTRYLVNALRQAFGFTGSPIRLAFRQAAGPRRRRRRR
- a CDS encoding DUF512 domain-containing protein — its product is MRPRCTADADGAGVLVASVRRRSAAAAAGLQPGDRILAINGHPLRDAIDFQFYGSEDELRLTVERAETSRPLTLVRHGDLGVELVPPRPRDIATCANACVFCFIHQNPRGLRKSLYVKDDDFRLSFLHGNYITLSDLDEAALERIEGQRLSPLYISVHATESELRHRLLGRPRHSAEILPRLARLAAAGIRMHAQIVLCPGLNDGTHLERTIADLSGLHPQVATAAIVPVGLTRHRERLPVLRLLTPEEARGLVDTVAAWQAGFRPGLGSRFVFLADEIYLLADRPLPPAAAYEGFPIAEDGIGLIRRFEDDLARTSRLVAHARRRAVTVVSGALYGPRLAGLLASHPAARDARVAVVPNDLFGRTIGVAGLLAGRDIQRHLGELADLGEEVLIPSVAVRDGDGVFLDDLAPADLARTLGVAVRVVEPTGRALLRALRGP
- a CDS encoding protein-L-isoaspartate(D-aspartate) O-methyltransferase, which encodes MEPATWTGDRYERERARMVDEQLARRGITDARVLDAMGRIPRHLFVEEALRDRAYGDHPLPIGEQQTISQPYIVALMTSLLGLRGPEKVLEIGTGSGYQTAILALLARRVCSIERLASLANRSRALLESLGFTNVWIRVGDGSLGWPDEAPFDRILAAAASPAIPAPLVDQLADGGRMVVPVGEATNQTLTLVEKVDGAVRTSQHGDCAFVKFVGRYAWEP
- a CDS encoding acylphosphatase, producing MNVEIAAAEIVVEGYVQGVGFRAFVQRRAASLGLSGYATNLGDGRRVRVHAEGPRALIEALVQHLEQGPRLARVERVSVRWLEPTRRFGTFDVHYADFEP
- a CDS encoding integration host factor subunit alpha — its product is MTKNDLVNSVSAHGLSKRHAASVVESLFDIIFRCFEKGEDVKIVGFGHFRIRHKASRRGRNPQTGDSIEITARKVLTFKPSKGLKQRINAQSA
- a CDS encoding sigma-70 family RNA polymerase sigma factor, translating into MNDEEAVVPDDPLETLIDAVDEDTREETRETSRANLAVYLAEIARIPLLSREEEQELARRLRAGDQSAKRRLIEANLRLVVQVARRYFNRGLPLPDLIEEGNLGLIRAVEKFDPDRGVRFSTYATWWIRHAIARALANQARVIRLPVHVEVLLGRYAKEQQRLTQTLGRPPSTAELAQALGTTEEQVEELEELRQQPLSLDAPVAEQGKLAELVADPTADPSVALTRLFRERADLVSVLDDLAENERTVLRHRFGLEGQEPETLEAIGKRRGLTRERVRQIEASALRKLRALLRARGVTPEDYY
- a CDS encoding helix-turn-helix transcriptional regulator, whose translation is MRLRRQRKARRLSQEALAKKARISREYLSKLEAGKYNATVATLQRLARALGMPLAELLR
- the surE gene encoding 5'/3'-nucleotidase SurE, yielding MAVLLVTNDDGAHAEGLAALAAALEDLGEVYVVAPEREQSACGHALTLHRPLRVTRLRDRWFAVNGTPSDCVNLGVLGFLPERPVLIASGINHGSNLGDDVTYSGTVSAAMEGTLLGVPSLAVSLLDGGDFARAGDVARLVAARVLVEGLPAKTLLNVNVPAQPTREVRVTRLGHRVYTEKVVEQRDPRGRTHYWIGGSEPRWEALEGTDMAAIHDGVVAVTPVHLDLTNHRALAHMAEWSGALSAQLKRGRDRT